GGAATACAACAAGACAACTGGTGACTACACCGAAGTGAATCCCAATGCACCTGCAGGTATCATTACCGGCGACCTGCTTTTCTCCGGTAGCACGCTGTTTGCCGCTCCTGGTACAATTACGCCCAACTGGAAAGCAGGAGGGAACCGGGAAGGATATCACACTGCCAGCAACGGTACATGGCACACCACCGTCAACTGGCCAGATTCCCTGCACGATATCATCACGCTCGCAGCAGACAGGAACAACCTCTATCTCGGTTCCTTCGGCGGTGGACTGGCCCGCGTAACTGATGGCAAACTGACGGTGTTCAAACAAGGTATACTGCCAGCTGCTACCAATGACCGCACAGCATACAATGTCAGCGGACTCACTACTGACGCTGCCGGCAATCTCTGGGTAGCGGTCTACGGTGCAGACAACAACCTCCTGCTCAAAAAACCGGATGATTCCTGGGTATCGTTCAGAAGTCCCTATGTCATGACCGGCAACGCTATTTCCCAGTTGCTGGTGGACGACTACGGCCTGGTATACATCGTATCCCCGCAAGGCAACGGCCTCTATATACTGAACACTAACAATACGCCTGATAATAAAAATGATGATCAATGGCGGCAGTACCGGCTGGGCGCAGCCCAGGGAAATCTGCCCTCCAATGACGTTCATTGTCTCGCGAAAGACAGGAATGGCAGTGTATGGGTAGGTACTGCCAGAGGTATCGCCGTGATCAACTGCCCGGGAAGCGCAGCTACTGAAGGCTGTAACGCCATTTTACCGATTGTTAAGCAGGACAATTTTGCCGGGTACCTCTTCCAGGATGAACAGGTGACCACTATCGCCACTGATGGCGCCAACCGCAAATGGGTAGGTACCTATAATGGCGCCTGGCTGGTAAGTGAAGATGGAGAAAAGATCATCGAACATTTTAATATTGGCAACAGTCCACTTCCTGACAATCACATTTACCGCATTACCATAGATCCTGCAACCGGCGAGATCTACTTTGCCACCGCCAGGGGGCTGGTGTCATGGCATGGCACGGCTACGGCACCAGCTGGTCAGCTGCAGAGAGATGCCGTACTCGTATTCCCGAATCCTGTAAAACATGACTACACGGGTCCTATCGCTATCCGTGGCCTGGTAGACAACACCCGCATAAAGATCACTGACATCAGTGGCAGAATGGTATTCCAGACCAGGGCCTTCGGTGGACAAGCCATATGGAACGGGTTGGATTATACCGGTCACCGGCCACAGTCAGGTGTATACCTGGTATTTGCTACCAGCGAAACGGGAGGGGAGCATGTGGTGACGAAGATCGTATTTATCAATTAACGCAGGCTAATCGTACATTTGACATCAGCAGCTGCAAGTTATGTTACATAAGACCCGGGGAATTGTATTAAAAACCATCAAATACGGCGATACCAGTGCCATCGTCAATATATTCACTGAACTCTTCGGGGTACAATCCTATATGGTGAATGGGGTACGCTCATCGAAACCCAAAGCCAGGGGCAATCTCCTCCAACCGGGTAACATACTCGAACTGGTCGTTTATCATTACGAACAAAAGAGCATCCAGCGCATCTCAGAATTTAAACTGGGTTATATCTATACTTCCCTGCATTTCAACATTGTCAAGAACACGGTTGCGCTCTATATGATAGAGCTGCTGCAGAAGAGTCTACGCGAACCGGAACAACAGCCGGACCTGTATCACTTTTCAGAACAGGCCTTGCAGGCGCTGGATGTGGCTCCGCTACCCATAGCTGCCAATCTACCGCTCTACTTTACATTAAAACTGGCAGAGCATCTTGGCTTCAGACTCAATGGCAGGTATTCCGAATACGCTCACTATCTTGATCTTCAGGAAGGTTCATTCACGGATCTGCCACCTCACCATAGTAACTACCTCGATGCCGCTAACAGCGAGATCACGGACAAACTATTCCAGTGTAAAAGCTGGGAGGCACTAGGGGAGATCAATATGAATAAAGACCGGCGCAGAAAGCTCCTGTACTCATACCTTGATTTCTTTAAACTGCATATGCCGGACTTCCAGGAACTCAATTCTCCTCCTATCCTGCACGAGATACTGGATTAGGCCATGTTGCACACAAGCATCCCGGCCGGGTATAGATCAGTTGCCCGGTCAGCTCATCCCTGTTATAAATGATTTGTTATTTACCGTCGTAGATCAGTGAAGCGGTGCTTCCGTCAAACACGGCATAAGTGAAGTAATTTAACCAGTCGCCCAGGTTAATATAGCGGCTGTCAGGACCAACCTGCAGGTCCAGCGGCAGGTGCCGGTGGCCGTAAATGAAGTAGTCAAAATGCGCCTGTTGCAGCACCTCTTTACTATGAATGGCCAGCCATTCATTCTCTTCTCCCAGAAATTTTTCCAGTTCCCCACCGGTAGCAGCGCGGCTTCTGCGACTAAAATAGTTAGCCAAACCAATACCCCAGGAGGGATGTATAAGTGAGAACAACCAGCGGCATACCGGGTTACGAAACACCTTCTTGAGCATTTTATACCCATGATCGCCCGGGCCGAGTCCATCACCATGTCCAATATAAAAACGCTTGCCACCGATCTCATAGGTCTTCGGTTCGTAGTGTACAGGAATATCCAGCTCTTCTTCAAAATAACCATCCATCCACATATCATGGTTGCCGATAAACACCGTGATCCCGATACCCCGGTCCCGCAGATCGGCCAGTTTGCCCAGCAGGCGGGTATATCCTTTAGGTACTACTTCTTTGTACTCAAACCAGAAATCGAAAATATCACCTACCAGAAAGATGTGTTCCGCATCCTGTGCACAGGCATCGAGCCATTTCACGATACGTCGTTCCCGTTCTCTGCTGGCAGCAGGATTAGGCGTACCCAGGTGAAAATCTGATGCGAAATAAACACGTTTGCCTTCCGGAAGAGGAATGGAATAGTCCACTGCGGACAGTCCATGCGCCATAGCTGATGATATTTTTCCGGTCTGCGCCATCGGGCAACAGACCACTGATGATGAAGCGGTTTGCACCGCGAAGTAATAGATAAGTATTTAACAAAACAACCTTTACGGCTTCTTTATACCTGATTCGAGATAGGCGGACGCTATGTCAGTCAGGTCAGCCTTCACAGGATCACTATAGCCGTTATACAGGAAGATCTCCCACGCATATTTCGGATGATTCAGGTTCATGTAGAAGATCTCTCCGTTTGGTTTTACGAATTGCAGTTGTGTGGCGCTGGTGCTAATGACCTTCACACCCTTTCCAGCCAGGAAGACACTGTCTTCAGCCATGGTGCTTCTGTTATATGCATCCAGGGAAGGAAATCCTTTTTCTCCTATCTCCTTCCTGAGAGAACGCAATTTATCGCCTGCAGGTTTGAAGAAAATAGCGGCAGGTTCTTTTACTATCAAGGTATTAATGGTATCCACTTCGGCAGCACGCTGCTCGGGTGACTGTCCACATGACGCCAGCAGAACGGCGGAAAAAACAAATAAGAATAACCTGGTCATAGCGGGCCGGTATAACATGATCATTTAAAAGAACAGCGCATGATGAGATCACGCGCTGTTCAAATATGCTTAAGTATTTACAAATCTATTCGTCCAGGAGAAACACATATACCTCA
The DNA window shown above is from Chitinophaga agri and carries:
- a CDS encoding UDP-2,3-diacylglucosamine diphosphatase, whose amino-acid sequence is MAHGLSAVDYSIPLPEGKRVYFASDFHLGTPNPAASRERERRIVKWLDACAQDAEHIFLVGDIFDFWFEYKEVVPKGYTRLLGKLADLRDRGIGITVFIGNHDMWMDGYFEEELDIPVHYEPKTYEIGGKRFYIGHGDGLGPGDHGYKMLKKVFRNPVCRWLFSLIHPSWGIGLANYFSRRSRAATGGELEKFLGEENEWLAIHSKEVLQQAHFDYFIYGHRHLPLDLQVGPDSRYINLGDWLNYFTYAVFDGSTASLIYDGK
- the recO gene encoding DNA repair protein RecO, translating into MLHKTRGIVLKTIKYGDTSAIVNIFTELFGVQSYMVNGVRSSKPKARGNLLQPGNILELVVYHYEQKSIQRISEFKLGYIYTSLHFNIVKNTVALYMIELLQKSLREPEQQPDLYHFSEQALQALDVAPLPIAANLPLYFTLKLAEHLGFRLNGRYSEYAHYLDLQEGSFTDLPPHHSNYLDAANSEITDKLFQCKSWEALGEINMNKDRRRKLLYSYLDFFKLHMPDFQELNSPPILHEILD
- the porZ gene encoding type IX secretion system anionic LPS delivery protein PorZ — its product is MYRFLTSLYAMLCLSCVNALETHAQQSSAGTYIGQWSDHLPWRPAVAVAVSRDRVYCASSQGLTSVLTSPEDGPELSRYSKVNGLHDVGISTIAANDDALLVAYQNSNIDLLSGNTVYNIPDLMRKQVAADKSIFRIFLRNNKAYLCTGLGIVVLNTAIPEVEATYVIGSTGAYTPVYALAIAGNSFFAATAEGVRKAPVNSNNLADFRNWSSLSDGLSADTVQELTAFGNQLICRQRQQLFKFVNNTWIPWYTASQTISSIAVYDNQLYVCEQQQGAARVLSLDANATPLTTFQDKLLQAPLQIAGTADAIWLADAISGLVEYNKTTGDYTEVNPNAPAGIITGDLLFSGSTLFAAPGTITPNWKAGGNREGYHTASNGTWHTTVNWPDSLHDIITLAADRNNLYLGSFGGGLARVTDGKLTVFKQGILPAATNDRTAYNVSGLTTDAAGNLWVAVYGADNNLLLKKPDDSWVSFRSPYVMTGNAISQLLVDDYGLVYIVSPQGNGLYILNTNNTPDNKNDDQWRQYRLGAAQGNLPSNDVHCLAKDRNGSVWVGTARGIAVINCPGSAATEGCNAILPIVKQDNFAGYLFQDEQVTTIATDGANRKWVGTYNGAWLVSEDGEKIIEHFNIGNSPLPDNHIYRITIDPATGEIYFATARGLVSWHGTATAPAGQLQRDAVLVFPNPVKHDYTGPIAIRGLVDNTRIKITDISGRMVFQTRAFGGQAIWNGLDYTGHRPQSGVYLVFATSETGGEHVVTKIVFIN